In the Armatimonadota bacterium genome, GGAAACCCAGGGGCACCATCAACAGATTGGCCAGGATGAAGGTGATGTAGACGGCCACCAGCACATCGGTGTAGTTGTGCAGGATGGCCGGACCCGGGCGCATGCCCTTCATCATCAGGATGCCGAGGACCACGGCGGTGAAGGCGTCGCCGGGAATGCCGAAGACGAGGGTGGGGATCCACTCGGCGGCCAGATCCGAGTTGTTGGCCACCCCCGCCTCGACGATGGCTTCCATGGACCCCTGACCGAACTTCTGGGGCTGTTTGGAAAAGCGCCTGGCGGTGCCGTAGGCCAGCCAGGCGCCGATGTCCGCTCCCGCCCCGGGCAGGACCCCGGAGATCAGGCCGACCAGGCCGCCCCGCAGGGCGTTGACCCGGTGGCGCCAGAGGGTGCGCAGCGCGGGGAGGAACGAAGGCCCCCGCTCCAGGCGGGCGTAGGCCAGGTGCATCTCGCCCCGCAGCACGGTGCGCAGGACCTCGCTGACCCCGAACAGGCCGATCATGGCCGGGATGAAGCTGATCCCGCCCAGCAGGAAGGGCACGCCGTAGGTGAACCGGGGGAAACCCAGGGTGATGTCGATCCCCACCGTGGACAGCAGCAGGCCGAGCACGACGGAGACCAGACCCTTCAGCGGCGACGCGGTGGCGATGAAGGCCGTCGAGCTCAACCCCAGCAGGGCCAGCCAGAAGATCTCGTAGCTGCTGAAGGTGAGGGCGAACTCGGCCAGCACCGACGCGCCGGCGATCAGGGCGACGGAACCGATCAGTCCGCCCAACGCGGAGGCCAGAACGTCGACGCCCAGGACCAGACGGGCCTGTCCCTGCTGGCTCAGCGCGTAGGAGTCGCTGACGTAGGCGGCGGAGGCGGGGGTGCCGGGCATGCGCACCAGCGCCGCCGGGATGTCGCCGGCAAAGATGCCCAGCGCCTGCAGGGTGATGATGGCCGCCAGGGCCGGGATCGGATCGAGGAAGACGGCGAAGGGCACAAACAGCGCCACGGCCATGGTCACGGTCAACCCCGGCATCGCGCCGATGAACAGCCCGTAAAGCGCCGCCACCAGGATGACGAGGATGACCCCGGGATCGGCCAGCGCGCCCAGGCTTTTGAGGATGAGGTCGGTCATCGCCGCGGTGACCTTAGGGCAGCGGTCCGACGGGCAGCGGGACGCGCAGCAGCCGCGCAAACAGCAGGTACAGCAACAGCGTCAGCGCCGCCCCCAGGGGAAGACCCCAGCGCGCCGGCACGCCCAACAGGAGCATGAGCCCGGCCAGGATGAGGAAGGTGAGCGGGATGAAGCCCACGCGCTCCACCAGGGCGATGAACACGACGACCGCCAGGAGGACGATCAGGGCCGCGACCGCGTCCCGCCGCGGCGCACTGACCAGCGCCGGGCGCCTGAACAGCGTCCCCGTCAGCAGGCTGTTGAGCACGAGCCCGCCTCCGGCCAAGGCCAGCAGCACTCCCAGCAGTTGGGGGAACAGCCCCGGTCCGGGATAGCCGCCGGAGAGATTCGGAAAGGTCCGGGCGACGAGAAGAACATAGGAGCCCAGGAGCGCCAACAACACCCCGGCCAGCGCGTCCCAGGCTCCCATGCTGCGCCTACTTGATGAAGCCCCCGGCCTTCAGGAGCTTGCCGTTCTTCACGTGCTCCTGCATCAGGAATTTGGTGAAGTCCCGGGCATTCCTGTAGTCCAGCCAGAAGCCGCTGGTCTTAATGAAGGTCGTGAACTCCGGGGAGCGCACGGCCTTGCTCACGGCGGCGTCCAGGAACTCGACGATGTGGTCCGGGGTCTTGGCCGGCGCGGCCAGCCCGGCCCAGCCGCCGATGTCGAAGTCCACTCCCAGCTCCTTCAACGTCGGCACCTTCGGCAGGGGATCCCAGCGCTTGTCGGCCATCACCGCCAGGACCCGCGCCTTACCCGCCTCGACGAGGGGCAGGGCCTCCGCCGGGCTGCAGGTGCAGATGTCCACGCCCCCGGCCGCCAGCTCGGCCAGCGCGGCGGCGGCGCCCGTGCTCGGCACCCACTTGACGTGGTCGATGGTCAACCCCGCACCCAGCAGCCAGCCGACCCGCGCCAGGTCCCAGATCCCGCCGGCGGCGGTGCCGGAGGCCTTCAGCTTCCCCGGATTGGCCTTGATGTAGGCCATCAACTCGTTGTAGTCCTTCCAGGGCGCGTCGGCGCGCACCGTGATGCCGGACCGGTTGTTGATGAACAGGGCGATGGGCCGGTAGTCCGAGTAGGTCAGGTGGGTCAGCCCCAGCCAGCTCATCATCGTGATCTCGATGGTGATCATGCCGAGGGTGTAGCCGTCGGGGTCCGCCGTGGCCGTGGCCATGTGCCCGATGACGCCTCCGCCCCCCGTGCGGTTGACGACCCCCACCGGCACCCGGAGATCCTTTTCCAGCACCGCGGCGATGGCCCGCGCGGTGCGATCCGTACCCCCTCCCGGCGACCAGGGCACGATGATCGTGATGCCCTTGGTCGGATAGGGCGACGGCGCCGCGCCCAGCGGCACCGCCATCAACACCACAAGGACGGCGCCCAGAAGG is a window encoding:
- a CDS encoding tripartite tricarboxylate transporter TctB family protein produces the protein MGAWDALAGVLLALLGSYVLLVARTFPNLSGGYPGPGLFPQLLGVLLALAGGGLVLNSLLTGTLFRRPALVSAPRRDAVAALIVLLAVVVFIALVERVGFIPLTFLILAGLMLLLGVPARWGLPLGAALTLLLYLLFARLLRVPLPVGPLP
- a CDS encoding tripartite tricarboxylate transporter substrate binding protein, which gives rise to MRALLGAVLVVLMAVPLGAAPSPYPTKGITIIVPWSPGGGTDRTARAIAAVLEKDLRVPVGVVNRTGGGGVIGHMATATADPDGYTLGMITIEITMMSWLGLTHLTYSDYRPIALFINNRSGITVRADAPWKDYNELMAYIKANPGKLKASGTAAGGIWDLARVGWLLGAGLTIDHVKWVPSTGAAAALAELAAGGVDICTCSPAEALPLVEAGKARVLAVMADKRWDPLPKVPTLKELGVDFDIGGWAGLAAPAKTPDHIVEFLDAAVSKAVRSPEFTTFIKTSGFWLDYRNARDFTKFLMQEHVKNGKLLKAGGFIK
- a CDS encoding tripartite tricarboxylate transporter permease, with translation MTDLILKSLGALADPGVILVILVAALYGLFIGAMPGLTVTMAVALFVPFAVFLDPIPALAAIITLQALGIFAGDIPAALVRMPGTPASAAYVSDSYALSQQGQARLVLGVDVLASALGGLIGSVALIAGASVLAEFALTFSSYEIFWLALLGLSSTAFIATASPLKGLVSVVLGLLLSTVGIDITLGFPRFTYGVPFLLGGISFIPAMIGLFGVSEVLRTVLRGEMHLAYARLERGPSFLPALRTLWRHRVNALRGGLVGLISGVLPGAGADIGAWLAYGTARRFSKQPQKFGQGSMEAIVEAGVANNSDLAAEWIPTLVFGIPGDAFTAVVLGILMMKGMRPGPAILHNYTDVLVAVYITFILANLLMVPLGFLAVRASSQMVRLPRNVLMPAILMMCIVGSYAINNSLFDVGLMLGMGVLGFLLEAMAFPVAPIVLGLVLGPLLEQNFMISLIKSEGHLALFFSRPVSAVLGVLTLLVWFLPLASLVRRLARGRRAAAEPVRQE